ACCCTCAACTGTTGCTGTAAGTGCCTGACCTATTGGCATTTTCCAAACGATAATCGCAAGTGCTATTGTAATTGCAAGCGTAATTGAACAAGTTTTATGTCCTGGCATTTTTAAAACACCAAGAGATACCATTAGCCATACAATAGGAATAAGTGCTATAAAAAATAATAAATACATATTCATTTTTTATTATCTCCTCTACTTAGTAAGATTAGATACAGTAGTGAAACCGACTACATCATGATATTATATATCGCCAACATCTACAAAAGACATTGACGATATTATTGACTTTATTCACAAACTTTTCCTCATTTGTTTTTTATTTAACTTTAGTTATCTATTATTTAACACCCATCCATCCAGAAATGACCATCATTTGAACTTCTGATGTTCCTTCATAAATTTCTGTTATTTTTGCATCACGCATCATTCTTTCAATTGGATAATCACTTGAATATCCATATCCACCAAATAATTGTAAACAACGTCTTGTTACATCACTTGCATTTCTAGAAGCAACTAATTTTGCCATAGCAGCGAAATGTGTAAATCTTTCATGATTATCCTTTGCACATGCAGCTTGATATACTAAAAGTTTTGAAGCTTCTGTATTTGCACGCATTTGAGCAAGTTCAAATTGTGTATTTTGGAATTTTGAAATAGTACGTCCAAATTGAACACGTTCATTAACATATTTTATAGTTTCTTCTATTGCACCTTCTGCAATACCAAGAGCTTGCGCTGCAACACCAATACGGCCTCCATCAAGAGTTGCCATTGCAAGACTAAATCCCTTACCCTCTACTCCTAAAAGATTTTCCTTTGGAACTATGCAATTATCAAAGAATAATTCACATGTAGAAGACCCTCTAATTCCCATCTTTAATTCATGAGTTCCAACAGTAAAACCAGGGAAATCTTTTTCAACTATAAATGCTGTAATACCCTTTGTTCCCTTACTCTTATCTGTCATAGCTAAAATAATATATATATCTGCAAATCCTGCATTAGTAATAAAGATCTTGCTGCCATTTAATACATAATGGTCTCCTTCGAGTACAGCTGTTGTCTTTTGCAAAGATGCATCAGTTCCGGCAGAAGGTTCTGTTAATCCGAATGCGCCTAATTTTTCACCTAAAGCAAGTGGTTTTAAATATTTCTGTTTTTGCTCTTCTGTACCATATGTGAAAATTGGTGTTGCACAAAGACTTGTATGTGCTGAAACAATAACACCTGTTGTTGCACAAACTTTAGATAATTCTTCTACACATTGTACATAACTTAATGTATCCATTCCAGCTCCACCGTATTCTTCAGGAAATGGAATTCCAAGCAAGCCCATTTCA
This window of the Clostridium estertheticum genome carries:
- a CDS encoding acyl-CoA dehydrogenase, whose product is MNFIQDENNQQLQEMYREFAEKEVKPIAKEIDENMRFPAENIPKMAEMGLLGIPFPEEYGGAGMDTLSYVQCVEELSKVCATTGVIVSAHTSLCATPIFTYGTEEQKQKYLKPLALGEKLGAFGLTEPSAGTDASLQKTTAVLEGDHYVLNGSKIFITNAGFADIYIILAMTDKSKGTKGITAFIVEKDFPGFTVGTHELKMGIRGSSTCELFFDNCIVPKENLLGVEGKGFSLAMATLDGGRIGVAAQALGIAEGAIEETIKYVNERVQFGRTISKFQNTQFELAQMRANTEASKLLVYQAACAKDNHERFTHFAAMAKLVASRNASDVTRRCLQLFGGYGYSSDYPIERMMRDAKITEIYEGTSEVQMMVISGWMGVK